From Scomber scombrus chromosome 13, fScoSco1.1, whole genome shotgun sequence, a single genomic window includes:
- the LOC133993323 gene encoding uncharacterized protein LOC133993323, whose translation MCKRATKPRAISFKPLSKLYTTDPVNRHPPSKLYTTDPVNGHPPSKLYTTYPITRHPPSKPSTTYPITKHPPSKPYITYPITRHPPSKLYTTYPITRHPLSKLYTTDPVTRHPPSKLYTTYPITKHPPTKLYTTDPITSHLQSKPYITYPITRHPLSKLYTTYPITRHPLSKLYTTYPITRHLQSKPYITYPITRHPPSKLYTTYPITRHPPSKPYTTYPIGRHPPSKLYTTYPITKHPPSKLYTTYPITRHPPSKPSTTYPITRHPPSKLY comes from the exons ATGTGTAAGCGTGCAACC AAACCTAGAGCCATTTCATTCAAACCCCTATCAAAACTGTACACCACCGACCCTGTAAACAGACACCCACCATCCAAACTGTACACCACCGACCCTGTAAACGGACACCCACCATCCAAACTGTACACCACCTACCCAATAACCAGACACCCACCATCCAAACCATCAACCACCTACCCAATAACCAAACACCCACCATCCAAACCATACATCACCTACCCAATAACCAGACACCCACCATCCAAACTGTACACCACCTACCCAATAACCAGACACCCACTATCCAAACTGTACACCACCGACCCAGTAACCAGACACCCGCCATCCAAACTGTACACCACCTACCCAATAACCAAACACCCACCAACCAAACTGTACACCACCGACCCAATAACCAGTCACCTACAATCCAAACCATACATCACCTACCCAATAACCAGACACCCACTATCCAAACTGTACACCACCTACCCAATAACCAGACACCCACTATCCAAACTGTACACCACCTACCCAATAACCAGACACCTACAATCCAAACCATACATCACCTACCCAATAACCAGACACCCGCCATCCAAACTGTACACCACCTACCCAATAACCAGACACCCACCATCCAAACCATACACCACCTACCCAATAGGCAGACACCCACCATCCAAACTCTACACCACCTACCCAATAACCAAACACCCACCATCCAAACTCTACACCACCTACCCAATAACCAGACACCCACCATCCAAACCATCAACCACCTACCCAATAACCAGACACCCACCATCCAAACT